In Hyphomicrobiaceae bacterium, one DNA window encodes the following:
- a CDS encoding phage major capsid protein, with protein MDTTSLETKGVGGEAARAIDEFMEAFEAFKETNDARLAEIEQRGAADGVREEKLARIEATLDTLSRKAQRPQLGASSVQAGDVAHKTAFDAYVRKGDAARLVKLEEKALSVGSGQDGGYLVPSETEAAVNRLLKAISPIRSIAGIRTVSGSVYKRPFATTGADSGWVAETAARPQTNTPVLAELSFPTMELYAMPAASASLLDDAIVNIDEWLAEEVRIAFADQEGEAFVNGDGVNKPKGFLTYTTVDNASWSWGNLGYVATGVSGDFPASDAGDKLLDLIYAAKAPYRANAHFVMNRSTQAAIRKMKDGQGNYLWQPSNAPGELPSLMGYGVVECEDMPNIAANSLSIAFGDFSRGYLVVDRAGIRVLRDPFSAKPYVLFYTTKRVGGGVQDFDAIKFMKFGVS; from the coding sequence ATGGATACGACCTCCCTTGAAACCAAGGGCGTGGGCGGGGAAGCCGCGCGCGCCATCGACGAATTCATGGAGGCTTTCGAAGCCTTCAAGGAAACCAATGACGCACGCCTTGCTGAAATCGAACAGCGTGGCGCCGCAGATGGCGTGCGCGAGGAAAAGCTGGCGCGCATAGAGGCAACGCTCGACACGCTCTCGCGCAAGGCGCAGCGTCCGCAACTCGGCGCGTCGTCCGTGCAGGCTGGCGATGTCGCGCACAAGACTGCATTTGATGCCTATGTGCGCAAGGGCGATGCCGCGCGCCTCGTCAAGCTGGAGGAAAAGGCGCTTTCCGTCGGCTCAGGCCAGGACGGCGGCTATCTGGTTCCCTCTGAAACGGAAGCGGCCGTCAACCGCCTGCTGAAGGCGATCTCGCCGATCCGTTCGATTGCGGGCATCCGCACGGTTTCGGGTTCGGTCTACAAACGCCCCTTCGCAACGACGGGTGCGGACTCGGGCTGGGTCGCTGAAACGGCGGCGCGGCCCCAGACCAATACGCCCGTGCTCGCCGAACTTTCATTCCCGACCATGGAGCTTTACGCCATGCCGGCAGCGAGCGCGTCGCTGCTCGACGACGCTATTGTGAATATCGACGAATGGCTGGCAGAGGAAGTTCGCATTGCCTTTGCCGATCAGGAAGGCGAGGCTTTCGTCAATGGTGATGGCGTCAACAAGCCCAAAGGCTTCCTCACGTACACTACGGTCGATAACGCTTCGTGGTCGTGGGGCAACCTAGGCTACGTGGCAACCGGCGTTTCTGGCGACTTCCCGGCTTCGGACGCAGGCGACAAGCTGCTCGATCTGATCTACGCGGCTAAGGCGCCATATCGCGCCAACGCACACTTCGTGATGAACCGCTCCACTCAGGCCGCTATTCGCAAGATGAAGGACGGCCAGGGCAATTACCTGTGGCAGCCGTCGAACGCACCTGGAGAACTGCCCTCGCTGATGGGCTACGGCGTGGTCGAGTGTGAGGACATGCCGAACATCGCCGCCAACTCTTTGTCGATCGCGTTCGGCGACTTCTCGCGCGGCTACCTCGTCGTTGATCGCGCCGGAATCCGCGTTTTGCGCGATCCATTCTCGGCCAAGCCCTACGTGCTGTTCTACACGACCAAGCGCGTGGGCGGCGGCGTGCAGGACTTCGACGCGATCAAGTTCATGAAGTTCGGCGTCAGCTGA
- a CDS encoding phage major tail protein, TP901-1 family: MAAQKGKDLLLKVDSTGTGSFTTVAGLRSRSIAFNAESVEITHAESAGQWRELLEGGGVKSARVTGSGVFKDASSDALIRSYVFNGTIRNWQIAVPDFGIIEGPFHISSFELSGRHDNEVAFDVALESAGELVFTAI, encoded by the coding sequence ATGGCAGCACAGAAAGGCAAGGACCTTCTTCTGAAGGTCGATAGCACGGGGACTGGATCGTTCACGACCGTCGCCGGTTTGCGCTCGCGAAGCATCGCGTTCAACGCGGAAAGCGTAGAAATCACCCACGCGGAAAGTGCCGGCCAGTGGCGCGAACTGCTGGAAGGTGGCGGTGTGAAATCCGCGCGGGTGACCGGATCGGGCGTCTTCAAGGACGCAAGCTCGGATGCGTTGATACGTTCCTACGTGTTCAACGGGACGATCCGAAATTGGCAGATAGCCGTGCCGGACTTCGGGATCATCGAGGGACCTTTCCATATCTCGTCTTTCGAGCTGTCGGGGCGTCACGACAATGAGGTGGCGTTCGATGTGGCGCTGGAGAGCGCGGGCGAACTTGTCTTCACCGCGATCTAA
- a CDS encoding DUF3168 domain-containing protein: MSSAGFALQQALHARLTNDPNVVALLGGPRVYDDVPDRAQFPYVTIGQTTERDWSTGSDNGSEHTLTLHVWSRAAGRREAKAVISAARTALHDASLVLDGHRLINLRHEFSDARRDPDGETFHGTARFRAVTEPL; the protein is encoded by the coding sequence ATGTCGAGTGCAGGATTTGCGCTTCAACAGGCGCTTCATGCCCGTTTGACCAATGATCCGAACGTGGTTGCGCTTCTGGGCGGCCCGCGCGTCTATGATGACGTGCCTGATCGCGCGCAGTTTCCCTACGTCACCATCGGGCAGACGACGGAGCGGGACTGGTCGACGGGAAGCGACAACGGCAGTGAGCATACGCTGACGTTGCATGTTTGGTCGCGCGCCGCCGGTCGCCGGGAAGCGAAGGCCGTCATCTCCGCTGCCCGCACCGCGCTGCACGACGCTTCACTCGTGCTCGACGGTCATCGCCTCATCAACCTGCGGCACGAATTCTCCGACGCACGCCGCGATCCTGACGGCGAGACGTTTCATGGCACCGCGCGCTTTCGCGCTGTGACCGAACCGCTTTGA
- a CDS encoding PBP1A family penicillin-binding protein: MNDWFHKRGGRDRIIDWLGLDSKINSVLVETWATIKDGWNAGSSFFARFQLTGWRRLLNEFLSEGVTMATGGFIAMYALALPALMEFDESKFQTGQFAVKFLDANGNEIGKRGILHNDAVPLSEIPDYLIKATLATEDRRFFEHYGIDVAGTFRALMTNIQANDVVQGGSTLTQQLAKNLFLSSERSFQRKIKELFLSFLLESRFTKQQILKLYFDRAYMGGGAVGVEAASQYYFGKSVRDITMAEAAMLAGLFKAPTKYAPHVNLPASRARTNEVLDNLVEAGFYTSGQVHNARMNPARVIDHTNSTSPDWFLDWAFDEVQRLAQGKGQYVLTARTTVDLSLQRKAEEALKSAVAKEGRALRYSSGAIVVTETDGAVRAIVGGLDYGDSQFNRATKARRQPGSSFKVYVYATALENGYRPQTPVRDASRSCGNWHPQNYGGSHGSGARIPLWNALARSLNTVAAELSFAVGREKVIDMTRRLGITGVKKTCSMALGDGGMTLIEHAGGIATFANDGKLAKPYGILDITTSRGDLLYSRERDEPPAPQVVRPQVAEQMNQMLYRVVEEGTGKAAALDFTNVAGKTGTSTGPKDAWFVGFTGKYVGVVWIGNDDNRPMGHVTGGHQAAPIWHNVMAVAHTDMNIPTIPGLQPHPVQVAEQARLAALKQSQIEAGIVQPDADARSSKLLPDKTREALKKLAQALRKAGGLPEPAPDNPATPGTPSAPGAPTPGKRADRTAPAGAPIATGSTRTAAGNAESPREGAGRGAR, encoded by the coding sequence TTGAACGACTGGTTCCATAAGCGAGGCGGGCGCGACCGGATCATCGATTGGCTGGGGCTCGACTCCAAGATCAATTCGGTGCTGGTTGAAACCTGGGCCACCATCAAGGATGGCTGGAACGCGGGATCGAGCTTCTTTGCACGCTTTCAGCTGACCGGCTGGCGGCGGCTTCTCAACGAGTTCCTGTCCGAGGGCGTCACCATGGCTACTGGCGGGTTCATCGCCATGTATGCGCTGGCGCTTCCTGCCCTCATGGAATTTGACGAGAGCAAATTCCAGACCGGGCAATTTGCCGTGAAGTTCCTCGATGCCAACGGCAACGAAATCGGCAAGCGCGGAATTTTGCACAACGATGCGGTGCCGCTCAGCGAGATTCCGGACTATCTGATCAAGGCGACCCTCGCGACCGAAGACCGCCGCTTCTTCGAACATTATGGCATCGACGTCGCCGGCACTTTTCGCGCGCTCATGACTAACATCCAGGCCAACGACGTCGTGCAGGGCGGCTCTACGCTGACGCAGCAGCTCGCCAAGAACCTGTTTCTGTCGTCCGAGCGCTCCTTCCAGCGCAAGATCAAGGAGCTGTTTCTCTCATTCCTCCTTGAGAGCCGCTTCACCAAACAACAGATCCTGAAGCTCTACTTCGACCGCGCCTACATGGGCGGCGGCGCAGTGGGCGTCGAAGCGGCTTCGCAGTACTACTTCGGCAAATCGGTGCGTGACATCACCATGGCCGAAGCGGCGATGCTGGCTGGTCTGTTCAAAGCGCCGACCAAATACGCGCCACACGTCAACCTGCCAGCATCGCGCGCGCGCACCAACGAGGTGCTCGATAATCTCGTGGAAGCAGGCTTCTATACCTCCGGGCAGGTTCACAACGCGCGTATGAACCCCGCGCGCGTCATCGACCACACGAACTCCACCAGTCCGGATTGGTTCCTCGACTGGGCGTTCGATGAAGTGCAACGTCTTGCTCAGGGCAAGGGTCAGTATGTGTTGACCGCGCGCACCACTGTTGATCTGTCGCTCCAGCGCAAGGCAGAAGAGGCCCTCAAGAGCGCTGTCGCAAAGGAAGGCCGCGCGCTGCGTTACAGCTCGGGCGCCATAGTCGTCACCGAAACGGACGGCGCTGTGCGCGCCATCGTCGGCGGCCTTGATTACGGAGACAGCCAGTTCAACCGCGCCACCAAAGCACGCCGTCAGCCCGGCTCATCGTTCAAGGTCTACGTTTACGCGACCGCGCTCGAAAACGGCTATCGCCCGCAGACGCCCGTGCGAGACGCTTCGCGCTCGTGCGGCAACTGGCATCCGCAGAACTACGGCGGCAGCCACGGTTCGGGCGCCCGCATTCCGCTTTGGAACGCACTGGCACGCTCCCTCAACACCGTTGCCGCAGAACTCTCCTTCGCTGTTGGCCGCGAGAAGGTCATCGACATGACCCGACGGCTCGGCATCACAGGCGTGAAGAAAACCTGTTCGATGGCGCTCGGCGACGGCGGCATGACGCTGATCGAGCACGCAGGCGGCATTGCCACCTTCGCCAACGACGGCAAGCTCGCCAAGCCCTATGGCATCCTCGACATAACGACCTCCAGGGGCGATTTGCTATACTCACGTGAACGCGACGAGCCGCCCGCGCCGCAGGTTGTCCGCCCCCAAGTCGCCGAACAGATGAACCAGATGCTCTACCGCGTCGTCGAGGAGGGCACCGGCAAGGCTGCGGCATTGGATTTCACGAACGTTGCCGGCAAGACCGGAACGAGTACCGGTCCGAAGGATGCGTGGTTCGTCGGCTTCACGGGTAAGTACGTCGGCGTCGTTTGGATCGGCAACGACGACAACCGGCCCATGGGCCATGTCACCGGTGGTCATCAAGCGGCTCCAATCTGGCATAACGTCATGGCCGTCGCGCACACCGACATGAACATCCCGACCATCCCGGGTTTGCAACCGCATCCCGTGCAGGTGGCCGAGCAGGCGCGGCTTGCGGCCCTCAAACAGTCTCAGATCGAAGCAGGCATAGTCCAACCGGACGCCGATGCGCGTAGCTCCAAGCTGCTACCCGATAAAACTCGGGAGGCGCTGAAGAAGCTTGCACAGGCCCTGCGTAAGGCTGGCGGCCTGCCTGAACCCGCGCCCGACAATCCGGCGACGCCTGGCACGCCATCCGCTCCAGGCGCGCCAACACCTGGCAAACGTGCAGACCGCACAGCACCGGCTGGTGCGCCGATCGCCACCGGCTCGACGCGCACCGCCGCTGGCAATGCAGAAAGCCCACGCGAAGGAGCTGGCCGTGGCGCTCGATGA
- a CDS encoding phage portal protein translates to MMLVPDALRRWMVGRALSSLGASAVLAGSESASAEAKASRANGLVAIESLGEPVWSPRDYGAFAREGFMQNAIVYRCVRMISEAAASIPLLLYRGNEEIERHPLLDLMRSPSYDHTGQDFLESWYGILLVAGNAYVEAVAVGGEVRELHILRPDRMKVVPGPDGWPEGYEYCVSGQTVRFTDEVVPGVRPILHTRLFHPANDHYGLSPIEAAATAIDIHNQASRWNKALLDNSARPSGALVYAAANGSMTAEQFERLKRELENSYQGAMHAGRPLLLEGGLDWKPLSLSPRDMDFIAAKNNAAREIALALGVPPMLLGIPGDNTYSNYAEAQRAFWRQTVLPLVNRMTRAFSLWLAPSDVGIGPQGGDLVRPLGNEGVSLELKPDLDQVEAFNPERDALWARLQAVSFLTEDEKRIAAGYGPLKETDTESANGPR, encoded by the coding sequence ATGATGCTTGTACCCGACGCCCTGCGGCGCTGGATGGTTGGCCGCGCACTGTCATCGTTGGGGGCTTCTGCGGTTTTGGCGGGCAGTGAGAGCGCGTCTGCCGAAGCGAAAGCTTCACGCGCCAATGGGCTGGTCGCGATTGAGTCTCTTGGCGAGCCGGTCTGGAGCCCACGCGATTATGGTGCCTTTGCGCGTGAAGGCTTCATGCAGAATGCAATCGTGTATCGCTGCGTGCGTATGATTTCGGAAGCGGCGGCCTCAATTCCTCTGCTACTCTATCGTGGTAACGAAGAGATCGAGCGTCATCCTTTGCTCGATCTCATGCGTAGCCCCAGCTACGACCACACCGGGCAGGATTTTCTGGAAAGCTGGTACGGCATTCTGCTGGTTGCAGGCAACGCCTACGTCGAAGCAGTTGCAGTAGGAGGTGAGGTCCGCGAACTGCATATTCTGCGACCCGACCGGATGAAAGTGGTTCCTGGGCCGGACGGCTGGCCTGAAGGCTATGAGTACTGCGTCAGTGGTCAAACAGTGCGCTTCACCGACGAAGTTGTGCCCGGAGTGAGGCCGATCCTGCATACGCGGCTTTTTCATCCCGCCAACGATCATTATGGCTTGAGCCCGATCGAAGCTGCCGCGACCGCGATCGACATTCACAATCAGGCCTCCAGATGGAACAAGGCGCTGCTCGACAATTCGGCGAGGCCATCGGGCGCTCTGGTTTACGCAGCCGCTAACGGCTCAATGACGGCCGAGCAATTCGAGCGACTGAAGCGCGAGCTTGAGAATTCTTATCAAGGCGCAATGCATGCGGGCCGCCCGCTCTTGCTTGAAGGCGGGCTGGACTGGAAGCCATTGTCGCTCAGTCCCAGGGATATGGACTTCATCGCGGCGAAGAACAACGCCGCCCGTGAAATTGCACTCGCTCTTGGCGTACCGCCTATGCTGCTCGGCATTCCGGGCGACAACACATATTCGAACTACGCAGAAGCTCAGCGGGCGTTCTGGCGGCAAACCGTGCTGCCTCTCGTCAATCGAATGACTCGGGCGTTCTCTCTGTGGCTGGCCCCGTCTGATGTCGGCATCGGGCCTCAAGGTGGCGATTTGGTTCGGCCGCTTGGGAATGAAGGGGTGTCGCTGGAGCTGAAACCAGACCTTGACCAGGTCGAGGCATTCAATCCCGAACGCGATGCCCTGTGGGCGCGGCTGCAGGCGGTGTCCTTCCTGACCGAAGATGAGAAGCGGATCGCCGCTGGTTACGGTCCGCTGAAGGAGACAGATACAGAAAGCGCGAACGGGCCCAGGTGA
- a CDS encoding phage head closure protein, translated as MTTQIEAGDLRHRVSLERPVRSSDGGGGFSITWVRIAEVWAAVWPRSLDESLSLDRVAGRATHDVWMRHRTDLKPEMRLRLGSRTFDVRGVLDVEERGRWLKCVVEERDL; from the coding sequence ATGACAACACAGATCGAAGCTGGCGATTTGCGTCATCGCGTCTCCCTCGAACGCCCCGTGCGAAGCAGTGACGGCGGCGGCGGATTTTCCATCACGTGGGTTCGGATTGCGGAGGTCTGGGCCGCTGTGTGGCCACGGAGCTTGGATGAAAGCCTCTCGCTCGATCGCGTAGCAGGCCGCGCCACGCACGATGTCTGGATGCGCCATCGCACGGACCTGAAGCCTGAAATGCGCCTGCGCCTTGGTTCGCGCACGTTCGATGTCCGTGGAGTTCTCGACGTTGAAGAGCGCGGGCGATGGCTCAAATGTGTCGTGGAGGAGCGCGACCTCTGA
- a CDS encoding gene transfer agent family protein, with amino-acid sequence MANKYRGEIAAYLDGTQHRLVLTLNALAELEAAFGDDDMVALAERFDSGRLKANDCMRIIGAGLRGAGYAITDAEVGNMQADSGAAGFVSIVARLLSATFAGDSEPPTSNDASGRQATGQTPGPFPGTT; translated from the coding sequence ATGGCAAATAAATATCGCGGCGAGATCGCAGCTTATCTCGACGGCACGCAACATCGCCTAGTGCTTACGCTCAACGCGCTTGCGGAGCTGGAGGCGGCTTTCGGTGACGATGACATGGTGGCGCTCGCGGAGCGTTTCGACAGCGGGCGGCTGAAGGCGAACGACTGCATGCGCATCATCGGAGCCGGCTTGCGCGGCGCTGGCTATGCGATCACGGACGCGGAAGTTGGAAACATGCAGGCTGATAGCGGTGCAGCCGGGTTCGTCTCCATCGTCGCCAGACTATTATCGGCGACATTTGCGGGCGATAGCGAGCCTCCCACGAGCAACGACGCGAGCGGCAGGCAGGCAACGGGGCAAACCCCTGGCCCTTTCCCTGGGACGACGTGA
- a CDS encoding HK97 family phage prohead protease — protein sequence MPASADVSEPARLETKEILEDGTFEGYASLFDAEDMGRDVVMRGAFSESLRAKGASGIKMLFQHDPSEPIGVWEEIREDAKGLYVRGRLMTAVAKAREVLSLMRAGALDGLSIGFKAQRTQRDARTGVRRILKLDLWEISVVTFPMLPSARVATVKMPPLVRGSVTTRDFERWLTRDAGLTRSEARALARGGLKELKTLREARLLLDDDPHFAARVRAAARMLKQ from the coding sequence ATGCCTGCAAGCGCGGACGTGAGCGAACCAGCCAGGCTGGAGACGAAGGAGATCCTGGAAGATGGCACCTTCGAGGGCTACGCCAGTCTTTTCGACGCCGAGGATATGGGCCGTGACGTGGTGATGCGCGGGGCTTTCTCTGAAAGCCTGCGTGCCAAGGGCGCATCGGGGATCAAGATGCTGTTCCAGCACGATCCGTCGGAACCCATCGGCGTGTGGGAAGAGATAAGGGAAGACGCGAAAGGGCTTTATGTGCGCGGCCGTCTGATGACGGCGGTTGCAAAGGCGCGCGAGGTATTGAGCTTGATGCGGGCAGGCGCGCTCGACGGCCTTTCGATTGGCTTCAAGGCGCAGCGCACCCAACGCGATGCGCGCACCGGCGTGCGCCGGATACTGAAACTCGATTTGTGGGAAATCTCCGTCGTCACCTTCCCGATGCTGCCGAGTGCACGGGTCGCAACCGTAAAAATGCCGCCGCTGGTGCGCGGCAGCGTGACGACACGGGACTTCGAGCGGTGGCTTACGCGGGACGCTGGGCTGACGCGCAGCGAGGCGCGCGCGCTTGCGCGTGGCGGCCTTAAAGAGCTGAAGACGCTGCGAGAGGCGCGCCTTTTGCTGGACGATGATCCGCATTTCGCCGCCCGCGTGCGGGCCGCGGCGCGGATGCTGAAACAGTAG
- a CDS encoding terminase family protein: MRKNCAARLRTALSASIASGQLQSDLAELSARELQFLRYDWQLWARDDQLEPLDELRAEGQAQEASPLWRVWMLLGGRGSGKTRAGAEWVRAKACDPESGHEARIALVGKTIGDVRSVMIEGVSGLLAIHPAHERPALEISKKQLTWPSGAIAQMFAADEAEGLRGPQFTHAWCDELAKWHRGERAWDMLQFALRVGQAPQAVVTTTPKPLRFLKKIMEDTATVTVRLATTDNASNLAPAFLAEMNRRYAGSALGRQELQGEIVEDAEYALWRRHWIEETRMAHAPELVRVVVALDPPVTSTRASDACGIVVAGLGEDKRAYVLADRSLQGREPNVWAKAAIAAYDEFGADALIAEVNQGGDLVAGVLQQFRAGVPVRKVYATRGKYLRAEPVAALYAEGRVVHIGRLERLEDQMCAFGPDGKVDGRSPDRVDALVWALTELMLSGGSPRMRML, encoded by the coding sequence ATGCGGAAGAATTGCGCCGCGAGATTGCGGACCGCCTTGAGCGCCTCCATCGCAAGCGGACAGCTGCAAAGTGACCTCGCTGAACTGAGCGCCAGAGAGCTTCAATTCCTTCGCTACGATTGGCAGCTTTGGGCGCGCGATGATCAGTTGGAGCCGTTAGATGAGCTGCGCGCGGAAGGGCAAGCCCAGGAGGCGTCGCCGCTCTGGCGGGTGTGGATGCTTCTGGGGGGGCGCGGATCCGGCAAGACGCGGGCTGGTGCAGAATGGGTCCGTGCGAAAGCCTGCGATCCTGAAAGCGGCCACGAAGCTCGCATCGCCCTGGTGGGCAAAACGATTGGCGACGTGCGCAGCGTGATGATCGAAGGCGTGTCCGGCCTGCTGGCCATTCATCCCGCGCATGAGCGGCCCGCTCTGGAGATTTCGAAAAAGCAACTGACGTGGCCGAGTGGTGCGATTGCGCAGATGTTTGCCGCCGACGAAGCAGAGGGCCTGCGTGGACCGCAATTCACGCACGCTTGGTGCGATGAGTTGGCCAAGTGGCATCGCGGCGAGCGTGCGTGGGACATGCTGCAGTTCGCGCTGCGGGTCGGCCAGGCGCCACAAGCTGTGGTGACGACGACGCCGAAGCCGCTTCGGTTCTTGAAAAAGATCATGGAGGATACCGCAACCGTGACGGTCAGACTTGCGACCACCGACAACGCGAGCAACCTCGCGCCTGCTTTTTTGGCAGAGATGAACCGTCGATATGCAGGCTCTGCGCTGGGCCGCCAGGAGTTGCAAGGCGAGATTGTAGAAGACGCCGAATATGCGCTGTGGCGACGGCACTGGATCGAGGAAACCCGCATGGCGCACGCCCCCGAGTTGGTGCGCGTGGTCGTGGCGCTCGATCCTCCGGTGACGTCTACGCGTGCGTCCGACGCTTGCGGAATTGTGGTTGCAGGGCTCGGCGAGGATAAGCGCGCCTATGTGCTTGCAGATCGTTCGCTGCAGGGACGCGAGCCCAACGTGTGGGCCAAGGCTGCCATCGCCGCCTATGACGAGTTCGGCGCCGACGCACTCATCGCCGAAGTCAATCAGGGCGGTGATCTGGTGGCCGGCGTGCTTCAGCAGTTCCGCGCCGGTGTGCCCGTGCGCAAAGTGTACGCAACGCGCGGCAAATATCTGCGCGCCGAGCCTGTTGCCGCCCTCTACGCGGAAGGACGCGTTGTGCATATCGGTCGCTTGGAACGGCTTGAAGATCAGATGTGTGCGTTCGGGCCTGACGGCAAAGTCGATGGCCGCAGCCCCGATCGGGTCGATGCATTGGTGTGGGCGCTGACCGAGCTGATGCTGTCTGGCGGCTCGCCGAGGATGCGAATGCTGTGA
- a CDS encoding phage tail assembly chaperone — MALGLGVLGLPPDTFWTMTPRELDAMLRGRFGDGASRQALSRHELANLMQQFPDDGV, encoded by the coding sequence ATGGCACTCGGCCTCGGCGTACTCGGCCTTCCGCCTGACACGTTCTGGACGATGACGCCCCGCGAACTCGATGCAATGCTGCGCGGTCGTTTCGGCGACGGCGCGAGCAGGCAGGCGCTGTCGCGCCATGAGCTTGCAAATCTGATGCAGCAGTTCCCCGACGACGGAGTGTGA
- a CDS encoding YcgN family cysteine cluster protein → MTRTPQPFWKTKTLEQMSREEWESLCDGCGRCCLVKLEDEEDGQIHLTRLSCRLLHVRSCRCSRYEERFSLMPDCIEITREKIAKITWLPVSCGYRRIQEGRDLAWWHPLVSGDPETVHQAGISVRSFAMSEARVKEVNYARYIIDDFEPA, encoded by the coding sequence TTGACCCGTACGCCACAGCCGTTCTGGAAAACGAAGACTTTGGAGCAGATGAGCCGTGAGGAGTGGGAATCGCTCTGTGACGGTTGCGGGCGGTGCTGCCTTGTTAAATTGGAGGATGAGGAAGACGGTCAGATCCACCTGACACGTCTGTCCTGCCGGCTGCTGCATGTGCGCTCGTGCCGGTGCTCGCGCTACGAAGAGCGTTTTTCGCTGATGCCGGATTGCATAGAGATTACGAGAGAAAAAATCGCCAAGATCACATGGCTTCCGGTGTCTTGCGGATATCGCCGCATCCAAGAGGGGCGTGATCTGGCGTGGTGGCACCCGCTCGTTTCGGGTGATCCGGAAACCGTGCATCAGGCCGGAATTTCGGTGCGCAGCTTCGCTATGAGCGAAGCGCGCGTGAAGGAAGTGAACTACGCCCGCTACATCATCGACGATTTCGAGCCCGCGTGA
- a CDS encoding phage tail tape measure protein, which produces MSSGDTTGSSGTFSSMGDLAISAALATDQTRALRLEIDAADRAGRRFSSSLLGAFEGLAFKGKSLGDTFKSLALSLSQVVLKAAFAPIQAGIGSLVSGALKGGLGFAKGGAFQRGNVVPFASGGVISSPITFPLAGGLTGLAGERGAEAILPLTRGRDGKLGVAASGASTPSITVNISTPDAESFRKSETQVAAMIARAAALGQRNL; this is translated from the coding sequence ATGAGCAGCGGCGATACGACGGGTTCAAGCGGTACGTTCTCCAGCATGGGCGACCTTGCGATTTCGGCAGCGCTGGCTACGGATCAAACACGCGCGCTGCGGCTTGAAATCGATGCCGCAGACCGAGCTGGCAGGCGCTTTTCAAGCTCGCTGCTTGGCGCGTTCGAGGGGCTCGCCTTCAAAGGCAAGAGTCTTGGCGACACCTTCAAGTCGCTGGCGTTGAGCCTCTCGCAGGTGGTTCTGAAGGCTGCGTTCGCGCCAATTCAGGCAGGTATCGGATCTCTCGTTTCCGGCGCGCTCAAAGGGGGATTGGGATTTGCAAAGGGTGGGGCGTTTCAGCGCGGCAATGTCGTGCCATTTGCGTCGGGTGGCGTGATCTCCAGCCCCATCACGTTTCCGCTGGCAGGTGGTCTCACCGGACTTGCCGGTGAGCGCGGTGCGGAAGCCATTCTTCCACTCACCCGCGGACGCGATGGAAAGCTCGGCGTCGCTGCCTCGGGAGCAAGCACGCCGTCCATCACGGTGAATATTTCGACGCCCGATGCGGAGAGCTTTCGCAAATCGGAGACGCAGGTCGCCGCGATGATTGCTCGGGCAGCCGCATTGGGCCAACGCAATCTGTGA
- a CDS encoding head-tail connector protein — MALVMTSAPASEPVTVEEVKAHLRVDGAAEDVLIGSLILTSRLHIEAALALALIDQSWTLQLDRWPRGGEVEIPMSPLNAITSVRVKGADGNSITVPQTSYLVDLASKPPRLVWNSTTRPDPGVPAMGIEIAFEAGFGPNPAHVPAPIKHALLLLIAHWYEHREAIDVGSGSARIPEAVSDLIAPFRKIRL, encoded by the coding sequence ATGGCACTCGTGATGACGAGCGCGCCCGCTTCCGAGCCGGTGACGGTGGAGGAGGTGAAGGCGCATTTGCGTGTGGATGGCGCGGCGGAAGACGTGCTCATCGGCAGTCTCATTCTCACGTCGAGGCTGCATATAGAAGCCGCGCTTGCACTCGCCTTGATCGATCAGAGCTGGACGTTGCAGCTCGATCGTTGGCCACGCGGTGGCGAAGTCGAAATTCCCATGTCGCCCCTCAATGCGATTACAAGCGTGCGTGTAAAGGGAGCGGACGGAAACTCGATCACAGTTCCCCAGACCAGTTATCTGGTTGACCTTGCATCAAAGCCGCCGCGACTGGTTTGGAACTCGACCACCCGGCCCGATCCTGGCGTGCCCGCGATGGGCATAGAGATCGCTTTCGAAGCTGGCTTCGGTCCCAATCCCGCGCATGTGCCAGCCCCTATCAAACACGCGCTGCTGCTGTTGATTGCGCATTGGTACGAACACCGCGAGGCCATCGACGTCGGCTCCGGCTCGGCACGCATTCCCGAAGCGGTTTCGGATCTGATCGCGCCGTTCAGGAAGATCCGTCTATGA